From Candidatus Nomurabacteria bacterium, one genomic window encodes:
- a CDS encoding class I tRNA ligase family protein: MAESYDHKEVEARWQAEWEKSDIYRAEDFGAKPKYYVLVEFPYPSGDGLHVGHPRPYIGLDIIARKRRMEGYNVLYPMGWDAFGLPTENYAIKTGVHPAVVTKQNSDNFRRQIKMLGASFDWSREVNTTDPKYYKWTQWIFLQLYKNGLAYKGKMAINWCPSCKIGLANEEVIQGKCERCGSTVEQREKDQWMLAITKYTNRLEKDLDKVDYPDSVKTQQRNWLKNLHDWVFSRQRYWGEPIPMIFCEKCGWQTVPEEDLPVVLPEVENYQPRDDGESPLASVAEWVNVKCPKCRGEARRETDTMPNWAGSSWYYLRYLDPDNQDFLASPEKIKHWSPVDWYNGGMEHTTLHLLYSRFWHKFLFDIGVVPSDEPYQKRTSHGLILAVGGAKMSKSKGNVVNPDKIVELYGADTLRVYEMFMGPFEQAVVWSDESIIGSRRFLEKVWRLSDSLELGGRMEWSAAVERVSKDIEAMKFNTAISFLMILLNGFKKEKVVYRDDYKVFLKLLAPFAPHLTEELWKKIGEEGSIHNSAWPVDLTASQAKR; encoded by the coding sequence ATGGCAGAGAGCTACGATCACAAGGAGGTAGAAGCACGGTGGCAAGCAGAATGGGAAAAGTCCGACATTTATCGCGCGGAGGATTTTGGTGCGAAACCAAAATATTATGTATTGGTGGAGTTTCCTTATCCCTCTGGTGACGGATTGCACGTGGGCCATCCGCGTCCTTATATTGGTTTGGACATCATTGCCCGTAAACGGCGGATGGAGGGTTACAATGTACTTTATCCAATGGGTTGGGATGCTTTTGGGTTACCGACCGAGAATTATGCGATAAAAACTGGTGTTCATCCGGCGGTTGTCACTAAGCAAAATAGTGACAACTTCCGTCGTCAGATCAAGATGTTGGGCGCGTCGTTTGACTGGTCGAGGGAGGTAAACACAACCGACCCGAAGTATTATAAATGGACTCAGTGGATTTTCTTACAGCTCTACAAAAATGGTTTGGCGTATAAAGGCAAAATGGCAATTAATTGGTGTCCGAGTTGTAAGATTGGCCTAGCGAATGAGGAGGTGATTCAGGGTAAGTGTGAACGTTGTGGGTCAACGGTTGAGCAGAGAGAAAAAGATCAGTGGATGCTCGCGATTACTAAGTACACAAACAGGTTGGAAAAAGATTTAGACAAGGTTGATTATCCTGATTCGGTAAAGACCCAACAAAGGAACTGGCTCAAGAATTTACACGATTGGGTGTTTTCTCGGCAAAGATACTGGGGAGAGCCGATTCCCATGATTTTCTGTGAGAAGTGTGGCTGGCAAACAGTCCCAGAGGAAGATTTGCCGGTTGTTTTGCCAGAAGTGGAGAACTATCAGCCCCGAGATGACGGAGAGTCGCCACTGGCGAGTGTGGCGGAGTGGGTGAACGTGAAGTGTCCTAAGTGTCGGGGCGAGGCGAGACGCGAGACAGACACAATGCCAAACTGGGCAGGGTCTAGTTGGTATTATTTGCGTTATCTGGATCCAGATAACCAAGATTTTCTGGCCTCGCCGGAGAAGATCAAACATTGGTCACCGGTTGATTGGTATAACGGAGGGATGGAGCATACCACGCTTCATTTACTCTACTCCCGTTTTTGGCACAAATTTCTTTTTGATATCGGTGTCGTGCCGAGTGATGAACCTTATCAGAAGCGAACTTCGCACGGACTCATTCTTGCGGTTGGTGGAGCGAAAATGAGTAAATCTAAGGGAAACGTGGTAAACCCAGATAAAATAGTCGAACTCTATGGTGCTGACACATTGCGGGTATATGAGATGTTTATGGGACCATTTGAGCAAGCGGTAGTCTGGAGCGATGAAAGTATCATCGGCTCGAGGAGGTTCTTAGAAAAGGTCTGGCGCCTAAGTGATAGTCTAGAACTGGGAGGGAGAATGGAGTGGTCAGCGGCCGTTGAAAGAGTTAGTAAGGATATTGAGGCGATGAAGTTCAACACGGCCATCTCTTTCTTAATGATTTTACTTAATGGATTCAAGAAAGAAAAAGTTGTTTACCGTGATGACTACAAGGTTTTCTTGAAACTCTTAGCCCCCTTTGCTCCCCACCTGACGGAAGAATTGTGGAAAAAAATTGGAGAAGAAGGTTCTATCCATAACTCTGCTTGGCCAGTAGACTTGACAGCAAGTCAAGCAAAAAGGTAG
- the ychF gene encoding redox-regulated ATPase YchF, which translates to MKLSIGIVGLPNVGKSTLFNALTKKSVPAENYPFCTIDPSVGVVAVPDERIGKLSEFSKSAKTVPAAIEFVDIAGLVKGAASGEGLGNQFLSHIREVDAIAEVVRIFHDKDIIHVHNQVSPLDDVSTINLELVLADLQTVEKRLVGVGKDVRRGDKVAIAEENLLKRLETGLKEGGLVSQLDLNKEEKVILKGLHLLTAKPILYVFNNSEAGEAVADTKSLEEMMAGHGAKWVEVDPIFGRGLDQLISASYDLLGLITYFTTGADETRAWTIRKGWTAPEAGTAIHTDFQEKFIRAEVINWQEMLAGGKSRTVGRDYVVQDGDVIEFKI; encoded by the coding sequence ATGAAACTCTCCATCGGTATTGTGGGTCTGCCAAATGTGGGTAAATCGACACTTTTCAACGCTTTGACCAAGAAGAGTGTGCCAGCCGAGAATTATCCTTTTTGCACCATTGATCCTTCGGTGGGCGTGGTCGCCGTGCCAGATGAGAGAATTGGTAAATTGAGCGAATTTTCTAAATCGGCCAAGACCGTGCCGGCTGCGATTGAGTTTGTGGATATTGCCGGCTTGGTGAAGGGGGCCGCTTCGGGCGAAGGACTTGGCAACCAGTTCTTGTCACATATTCGTGAGGTAGACGCAATTGCGGAGGTGGTTAGAATTTTTCATGACAAAGACATTATTCATGTGCACAATCAGGTTTCTCCCTTAGACGACGTTTCGACAATTAACCTTGAGTTGGTGTTGGCTGATTTGCAAACGGTCGAGAAGAGATTGGTTGGTGTGGGGAAAGATGTTCGTCGTGGCGACAAGGTGGCGATAGCGGAAGAAAATTTGTTGAAGAGGTTGGAGACCGGACTCAAGGAAGGTGGCTTAGTGTCACAGCTGGATTTAAATAAAGAAGAGAAAGTAATTTTGAAAGGCTTACATTTACTCACGGCTAAACCAATACTCTATGTGTTCAATAATTCCGAGGCGGGAGAGGCGGTTGCCGATACGAAATCGCTGGAGGAGATGATGGCTGGTCATGGGGCGAAGTGGGTTGAGGTTGATCCAATCTTTGGGCGAGGCTTAGATCAACTGATTAGTGCCAGTTACGATTTACTTGGCTTGATTACCTATTTCACAACCGGTGCTGACGAAACGCGCGCCTGGACAATTAGAAAAGGTTGGACCGCGCCGGAGGCGGGGACAGCGATTCACACCGATTTTCAAGAGAAGTTTATCCGAGCGGAAGTCATTAATTGGCAAGAGATGCTCGCTGGAGGCAAATCGCGCACGGTCGGACGGGATTATGTGGTGCAAGATGGGGACGTGATTGAGTTTAAGATATAG